The Arachis hypogaea cultivar Tifrunner chromosome 14, arahy.Tifrunner.gnm2.J5K5, whole genome shotgun sequence genome has a segment encoding these proteins:
- the LOC140178379 gene encoding UDP-glycosyltransferase 83A1-like, with amino-acid sequence MILKHVLVLPFPAQGHVNPLMHLSHKLAQHGCKVTFVNTEFNHKRVVSAMNGKVSLEGSKVELISIPDGLGPEEDRNDLVGLALSMMRTMPFALEKVIRDINSLDGGRKRLTCIIVDTSMAWALEVVQKLGIKGALFIPLSAAIIAMEDNLQKLIEDGIIDSDGFPIRKGKFQVSPEMHTMDTAYLPWCCIGDPITQKNLYHYIVKLAQCSHLTNWWLSNTTYELEHGALSVCPKILPIGPLIESAKYRSMGQFWEEDLSCLNWLNQQPPCSVIYVAFGSIAIFDPWQLKELALGLELANKPFLWVVREDSNSINKLACIEEFQGTRAKIIKWAPQNSVLSHPAVACFISHCGWNSVMEGVSNGVPFLCWPYFADQLHNKAYICDVWKLGLGFEFGEKGIISRWEIKKKVDQLLGDQNIRVRSKKMKEKVMNSIVEGGKSSENFNKFMDWLKE; translated from the exons ATGATCCTCAAGCATGTTCTAgttcttccatttccagcacaaggGCATGTGAACCCTCTAATGCACTTGTCTCACAAACTAGCACAACATGGCTGCAAAGTTACTTTTGTCAACACTGAGTTCAACCATAAGAGAGTGGTGAGTGCAATGAATGGGAAGGTTAGTCTTGAAGGGTCAAAAGTGGAACTAATCTCAATCCCTGATGGGTTAGGACCTGAAGAAGATAGAAATGACTTGGTTGGTTTAGCTTTGTCAATGATGAGAACCATGCCTTTTGCTCTTGAGAAGGTTATAAGGGACATTAATTCTCTTGATGGTGGAAGGAAAAGACTCACTTGCATAATTGTTGATACTAGTATGGCATGGGCCTTGGAAGTTGTACAGAAGCTAGGAATCAAGGGGGCTCTCTTCATCCCTTTGTCAGCAGCTATTATTGCCATGGAAGATAACTTGCAAAAGCTCATTGAGGATGGAATTATTGATAGTGATG GATTCCCTATCAGGAAAGGGAAATTTCAAGTATCTCCAGAAATGCATACTATGGACACAGCTTATTTGCCCTGGTGCTGCATAGGTGACCCAATCACACAAAAGAATTTGTATCATTACATTGTAAAGTTGGCACAATGTTCACATTTAACAAATTGGTGGCTCTCTAACACAACTTATGAACTTGAACATGGAGCCTTATCAGTTTGCCCAAAAATCCTACCAATAGGGCCATTGATTGAGAGTGCTAAGTACAGATCAATGGGTCAATTCTGGGAGGAAGACCTCTCTTGTTTGAATTGGCTCAACCAACAACCACCTTGTTCTGTTATTTATGTCGCCTTCGGTAGCATCGCGATTTTCGACCCTTGGCAACTCAAGGAACTGGCCCTTGGACTAGAACTTGCCAATAAGCCTTTTCTTTGGGTTGTACGTGAAGATTCCAACAGCATTAACAAACTTGCATGCATTGAAGAATTTCAAGGTACAAGAGCTAAGATTATTAAATGGGCACCCCAAAACTCGGTGTTAAGCCACCCTGCCGTAGCTTGTTTCATTAGCCACTGTGGTTGGAACTCTGTTATGGAAGGCGTGTCTAATGGAGTACCCTTCTTGTGCTGGCCGTATTTTGCTGACCAGCTTCATAACAAGGCATACATATGTGATGTTTGGAAGCTGGGGTTGGGTTTTGAATTTGGTGAAAAAGGGATCATATCACGTTGGGAAATAAAGAAGAAAGTGGATCAACTCCTTGGAGATCAAAACATAAGGGTAAGATCTAAGAAAATGAAGGAGAAGGTAATGAATAGCATTGTAGAAGGAGGGAAGTCCTCTGAGAACTTCAACAAGTTTATGGACTGGCTCAAAGAATag
- the LOC112744564 gene encoding UDP-glycosyltransferase 83A1, which yields MGLKHVLVLPFPAQGHVNPLIHLSHKLVQHGCKVTFVNSEFNHKRVLNAIKNLEGSKIELMSIPDGLGPEEDRNDSGSLISATLRTMPSALEKLIRDINSMDGGNNRITCIVCDTYVSWALEIGQKLGIKGAVFTPTSAAIVALTNNFPKLIEEGIIDSDDGFPIRKGRFQLSPEMPNMDIACLPWSCIGDLALQKLIYHYLTKTVKWSHLTTWWLSNTTNELEHGALSLCPKILPIGPFLKETSADVRSLGQFWEEDISCLNWLNQQPPCSVIYVAFGSITVFDPNQFKELALGLELTNRPFLWVVREDFNNSVTNNKYPDEFKCTKGKIVKWAPQQMVLKHPAVACFISHCGWNSTIDGVSNGVPFLCWPYFADQLVDKTYICDVWKVGLGFDEDEKGIISRWEINKKVEQLFGDEDIKGRSKKMKDTIMNNIAKDGKSTQNLNKFVEWLNE from the exons ATGGGTCTGAAACATGTTCTAGTTCTGCCATTTCCAGCACAAGGCCATGTGAACCCTCTAATACACTTATCACACAAACTAGTTCAACATGGCTGCAAAGTTACCTTTGTCAACTCTGAGTTCAACCACAAGAGAGTCCTTAATGCAATCAAGAATCTTGAAGGTTCAAAAATAGAACTAATGTCAATCCCTGATGGGTTAGGACCTGAAGAAGATAGAAATGACTCTGGTAGTTTGATTTCAGCAACGCTGAGAACCATGCCTAGTGCTCTTGAGAAGCTCATAAGGGACATTAATTCCATGGATGGTGGGAATAACAGAATTACATGCATAGTTTGTGACACATATGTGTCATGGGCCTTGGAAATTGGACAAAAGCTTGGAATCAAAGGTGCTGTTTTCACACCTACATCAGCAGCTATTGTTGCCTTGACCAATAACTTCCCAAAACTCATTGAAGAAGGAATTATAGACAGTGATGATG GATTCCCTATTAGGAAAGGGAGATTTCAGTTATCTCCAGAAATGCCTAATATGGACATAGCTTGTTTGCCTTGGTCTTGCATTGGTGACTTAGCTTTGCAAAAGCTTATATATCATTACCTTACCAAGACTGTAAAATGGTCACATTTAACAACTTGGTGGCTTTCCAACACAACCAATGAACTTGAACATGGAGCCTTATCCTTATGTCCAAAAATCCTACCAATAGGACCATTCTTGAAGGAGACTAGTGCAGATGTTAGATCATTGGGACAATTTTGGGAAGAAGACATTTCTTGTTTGAATTGGCTCAATCAACAACCACCATGTTCTGTTATATATGTTGCATTTGGTAGCATCACTGTTTTTGATCCCAACCAATTCAAAGAACTAGCACTTGGACTTGAACTTACTAATAGACCTTTTTTATGGGTTGTGCGTGAAGATTTTAATAATAGTGTTACAAATAATAAGTACCCTGATGAATTTAAATGCACTAAGGGTAAAATTGTCAAATGGGCACCCCAACAAATGGTGCTAAAACACCCTGCTGTAGCTTGTTTTATTAGTCATTGTGGTTGGAATTCCACTATAGATGGTGTGTCCAATGGTGTACCTTTTTTATGCTGGCCATATTTTGCTGATCAATTAGTAGACAAAACTTACATTTGTGATGTTTGGAAGGTGGGTTTGGGATTTGATGAAGATGAGAAAGGGATTATATCACGTTGGGAGATAAACAAAAAGGTGGAACAACTCTTTGGAGATGAAGATATAAAGGGAAGGTCTAAGAAAATGAAGGATACGATTATGAATAACATTGCAAAAGATGGCAAATCTACACAGAACTTGAACAAGTTTGTGGAGTGGCTCAATGAATAA
- the LOC112744563 gene encoding UDP-glycosyltransferase 83A1, translating to MNLKHVLVIPFPAQGHVNPLMHLSHKLVQHGCKVTFVNTEFIHKRVLSAMNKNVSLEGSKVELASIPDGLGPEEDRNDLPALALAILRTMPCALENLIRDIDSIDGGSNTVTAIVSDLNMAWALEIAHKLGIKGALINPSSAAVFALQDNMQKLIDDGIMDANGLPIKKGKFQLSPEMPIMDTDNTPWCNNFGDLTSQKTIYYYISKMMQHSHLTDWWLSNTTSELEPAALSLSPKILPIGPLMESTEFRSLGQFWEEDLSCLNWLNQQPPCSVIYVAFGSFTVFDPRQFEELALGLELTSMPFLWVVREDSNSKTQIAYPSEFQGTKGKILKWAPQQLVLNHPAIACFVSHCGWNSTMDGVSSGTPFLCWPYFADQLYNKNYVCDVWKVGLGFDLDQNGIISRWEIKKKLDQLLGDQNIRIRSQKMKDMIINNIAEGGQSSENFNKFTKWLKE from the exons ATGAACCTCAAACATGTTCTAGTtattccatttccagcacaaggGCATGTTAACCCTCTAATGCACTTATCACACAAACTAGTTCAACATGGCTGCAAAGTTACCTTTGTCAACACTGAGTTCATCCACAAGAGAGTGCTTAGTGCAATGAATAAGAATGTTAGTCTTGAAGGGTCAAAAGTGGAATTAGCCTCAATCCCTGATGGGTTAGGACCTGAAGAAGATAGGAATGACTTGCCTGCTTTAGCTTTGGCTATATTGAGAACCATGCCTTGTGCTCTTGAGAACCTCATAAGGGACATTGATTCTATTGATGGTGGGAGTAATACAGTCACTGCCATAGTTTCTGATTTGAATATGGCATGGGCTTTGGAAATTGCACACAAGCTTGGAATCAAAGGTGCTCTCATCAACCCTTCTTCTGCAGCAGTTTTTGCCTTGCAGGACAATATGCAAAAGCTCATTGATGATGGAATCATGGATGCCAATG GATTACCAATTAAGAAAGGGAAATTTCAGCTCTCACCGGAAATGCCTATCATGGACACAGATAATACTCCATGGTGCAACAATTTTGGAGACTTAACATCTCAAAAGACTATATACTACTACATTTCAAAGATgatgcaacattcacatttaacAGATTGGTGGCTTTCCAACACAACAAGTGAACTTGAACCAGCAGCATTATCTTTGTCTCCAAAGATCCTACCAATAGGTCCACTTATGGAGAGCACCGAGTTTCGATCACTCGGACAATTCTGGGAAGAAGATCTCTCTTGCTTGAACTGGCTAAATCAGCAACCACCTTGTTCTGTTATATATGTTGCCTTTGGCAGCTTCACTGTTTTCGACCCGCGTCAATTCGAGGAACTAGCCCTTGGACTAGAACTCACCAGCATGCCTTTTCTTTGGGTTGTGCGTGAAGATTCTAATAGTAAAACCCAAATTGCATACCCAAGTGAATTTCAAGGGACTAAAGGTAAAATTCTTAAATGGGCACCACAACAATTAGTACTAAATCACCCTGCTATAGCTTGTTTTGTAAGTCATTGTGGTTGGAATTCTACTATGGATGGTGTGTCTAGTGGAACACCTTTCTTGTGTTGGCCATATTTTGCTGACCAACTATACAACAAGAATTATGTTTGTGATGTTTGGAAGGTGGGTTTGGGGTTTGACTTGGATCAAAATGGGATCATATCACGTTGGGAAATTAAGAAGAAATTGGATCAACTCCTTGGAGATCAAAACATAAGGATTAGATCTCAGAAAATGAAGGACATGATCATAAATAACATTGCAGAAGGTGGGCAGTCTTCAGAAAACTTCAACAAGTTTACAAAGTGGCtcaaagaataa
- the LOC112744562 gene encoding uncharacterized protein, with product MILMRLLQFMLLEQLPAGSSAPLHSLPGYAETMKALEEDDPVPELGEAANSLYFRALRTRLPFGITRYYENQMKEDEIELDAARRALREFRIMDDIQDHIIHESYHSGNPEIIHGAGARIEQFGDTMQEQNATKDKGKKIQNPPKDNAGK from the exons atGATTCTGATGAGATTATTACAATTTATGCTCTTGGAGCAGCTTCCCGCTGGTAGTTCTGCCCCCTTGCACAGCTTACCTGGTTATGCAGAGACTATGAAG GCTTTGGAGGAGGATGATCCTGTTCCTGAATTAGGAGAAGCAGCAAACTCATTATATTTTAGAGCTCTGAGGACTCGACTCCCTTTCGGGATTACACGATACTATGAAAACCAGATGAAAGAGGATGAGATTGAACTTGACGCTGCACGACGTGCTCTTCGAGAATTTAGAATCATGGACGATATACAAGACCACATAATTCATGAAAGTTATCATTCTGGAAATCCAGAGATTATTCATGGTGCAGGTGCTAGAATAGAACAATTTGGAGATACTATGCAG GAACAAAATGCAACAAAGGATAAAGGTAAAAAGATTCAAAACCCCCCTAAGGATAATGCTGGCAAATGA
- the LOC112744565 gene encoding UDP-glycosyltransferase 83A1, protein MSLKHVLVLPFPAQGHVNPLMHLSHKLVQHGCKVTFVNTEFNHKRVLTAMNGKITLDGSEVELVSLADGLGPEDDRSDIAGLIASMVRTMPSDLGMLIRDINSRDDGSNRITSIVCDTYMAWALEIAQKLAIKGAIIIPSSSAMLALEDNIPKLIEDGIMDSDGFPIKKGKFQLSPKMPNMNITDMPWSCFSDASSQKTVFHYLARSIQWSHLTDWWLSNTTIELEPGALSLCPKILPIGPIKECHKFRSLGQFWQEDHSCLSWLDQQAPCSVIYVAFGSFTIFDPNQFKELALGLELTNRPFLWVVREDSNGSVTKHKYPNEFQGTKGKIVKWTPQQMVLKHPSIACFVSHCGWNSTMDGVSNGVPFLCWPYFADQFVDKAYICDFWKVGLGFEEDEKGIISRWEIKKKVEQLLGDEEIKGRSKKMKDMIMNNIAKDGKSTQNFNKFMKWLNE, encoded by the exons ATGAGTCTGAAACATGTTCTAGTTCTGCCATTTCCAGCACAGGGGCATGTGAACCCTTTAATGCACTTATCACACAAACTAGTTCAACATGGCTGCAAAGTTACCTTTGTCAACACTGAGTTCAACCACAAGAGAGTTCTTACTGCAATGAATGGTAAGATTACTCTTGATGGTTCAGAAGTGGAATTAGTCTCACTTGCTGATGGGTTAGGACCTGAAGATGATAGAAGTGACATCGCTGGTTTAATTGCTTCAATGGTGAGAACCATGCCTAGTGATCTTGGAATGCTTATAAGGGACATTAATTCCAGGGATGATGGGAGTAACAGAATCACAAGCATAGTTTGTGACACATATATGGCATGGGCTTTGGAAATAGCACAAAAGCTTGCAATCAAAGGTGCTATCATCATCCCTTCATCGTCAGCTATGCTTGCCTTGGAAGACAACATTCCAAAGCTTATTGAGGATGGAATTATGGATAGTGATG GATTCCCCATTAAAAAAGGGAAATTTCAACTATCTCCAAAAATGCCTAATATGAATATAACTGATATGCCTTGGTCCTGCTTTAGTGATGCATCATCACAAAAGACTGTATTTCATTACCTTGCAAGATCAATACAATGGTCACATTTAACTGATTGGTGGCTTTCCAACACAACCATAGAGCTAGAACCTGGTGCATTATCCTTATGCCCAAAGATCTTACCAATTGGGCCAATAAAAGAGTGTCACAAGTTTAGATCATTGGGCCAATTCTGGCAAGAAGATCATTCTTGCTTGAGTTGGCTTGATCAACAAGCACCATGTTCTGTTATATATGTTGCATTTGGTAGTTTCACTATTTTTgacccaaaccaattcaaagaACTTGCACTTGGGCTTGAACTTACTAATAGGCCTTTTCTTTGGGTTGTGCGTGAAGATTCTAATGGTAGTGTTACAAAACACAAATACCCTAATGAATTTCAAGGCACTAAGGGTAAAATTGTCAAATGGACACCCCAACAAATGGTGTTAAAACACCCTTCTATAGCTTGTTTTGTTAGTCATTGTGGTTGGAATTCTACTATGGATGGTGTGTCTAATGGGGTACCTTTCTTGTGTTGGCCTTATTTTGCTGATCAATTTGTAGACAAGGCATATATTTGTGATTTTTGGAAGGTGGGTTTGGGATTTGAGGAGGATGAGAAAGGGATTATATCACGTTGGGAGATAAAGAAGAAAGTGGAACAACTCTTGGGAGATGAAGAGATTAAGGGAAGGTCTAAGAAGATGAAGGATATGATTATGAATAACATTGCAAAAGATGGCAAGTCCACACAGAACTTCAACAAGTTTATGAAGTGGCTCAATGAATGA